The sequence GAGGAGTGGCCAAATCATGAAGATGCCAACAAAATTCCGCACATATTGTCCCTTTTGCCACAAACATGAGGAGCATGAGGTAGAGAAGGTAAAAAAAGGTAAAACCACCGGGCTTCACTGGATTGATCGCCAGAAAGCACGCCGAGGTCAGGTAGGGAACATGGGTAAGTTCTCTAAGGTTCCTGGTGGTGATAAGCCAACCAAGAAGGTAAACATCCGGTATCGCTGTACTGCCTGCAAGAAAGCACATTTAAGAGCAGGTTTCAGGGTTGGTAAATTCGAACTTACGGAGTAATTAAAATGGTAAAATTAACACGCGAGAACCGGAGCAAGTTTGTCAAGGTAAAATGTCCGGATTGTGAAAATGAACAGATAATCTTTGACCGTGCATGTACAACGGTTGATTGTGTTGTCTGCGGCTCGAACCTTGCCACCCCGACTGGTGGAAAAGCACAAATTAAAGCAGAGATTATAACTGCATTTGAGTGAGAGCCTGATGCAGGAGAGAGAGTGGCCTGAGCAGGGAGAACTTGTCGTCTGTTCAGTTCAGAACGTAAAAGATTTCGTGGCTTTTGTCACACTTGATGAGTATAACAACCGAGAGGGTCTGATCCCTATTGCTGAAGTGGCACGCGGGTGGATAAAGTACATCCGTGATCACATCAGAGAGGGGCAGAAGGTTGTATGTAAAGTACTGAACGTCGACCCGCAGAAAGGTCACATTGATCTCTCTTTGAAGGATGTGAATGAGCATCAACGCCGGGAAAAGATTCGTGTCTGGAAGAACGAATCCAAAGCGCGAAAATGGATCGGTTTTGCGGCAGAGGCAGCAGGACAGGCTGAAGGTGCTCATGATATTGCCAGTGCACTCTATCGTGAATATGGTGAGCTGTACGCTGCCTTTGAGGACTTTGTAACCGAAGGTCGTAATGCACTGAATAAACTGAAAATTGATCCAAAACTGGCTGATGCATTATACACCATTGCTACTGAAAATGTCAAACTCCCATCAGTCACCATCTCCGGAGACCTTTTCCTGCGATCTACCAAGTCAGATGGAGTAAATATCATCAGACGTGCTCTTCGAAGTGCTGAACCTAAGGTTGATGGTGCAGAGATAGAGATCACCTATCTTGGAGCACCAAATTACCGGATTAAGGTTATTGCGACCAATTACAAGGATGCCGAGAAAGCACTAGAAAAAGCTTCAAGTGCAGCGATAGGTGTCTTAAAGAGGGCTGGTGGCGAAGGTAAATTCAGCCGGAAATCTAAATCCGGGAAGCATGTATGAAAGGGCATATCAGATACTGCCCGTCAGACAATCTTTATACTCTTTCTGAAACGTGTTCCCTTTGTGGGAAATCCACTATTACCCCTCATCCTGCCAGGTATTCTCCGGAGGATAAATATGGTCATTACCGGAGAATGATTCGTTGATAATGCTTCAGCATATTTAAATTTTTATGTATTTATCGGATAATCAGGAATTACTGCAATGATGGAAGATATTACCATACGTTTTGAGGATTCAGTAGCTCCGGAAGACCGGACTGCTCCGATTATGATAGAAGGGCTTCCTGGAATCGGGCATGTTGGAAAACTTGTCGCTGAGCACATGATCCATGAACTTGGGGCTGTCCGAATTGCAGAAATCAATTCTATTTATTTCCCTCCCCAGGTCATAATTAAGGAAGGAGGAACAGTCCGACTCTGTAATAACGAAATTTACCGCTATTCTGGGGAAAAGGGTACATATCTCTTTCTGGTTGGTGATTTTCAAAGTACATCGGGAGAAGGACATTATCTCTTATCCCAGGTATATGTTGATATCTGTCATCAACTTAGTGTCAAGCGGATATACACAATCGGTGGGTACGGAGTGGGTCATTTCAATGAAGTAACAAGAGTTATTGCGGCAGTTAACCGTGATGATCTCCGCCAGCAGGTTGAAGATGCGGGTGGAATTTTTAGCGAGGGAGAACCTGGTGGTGGTATCATCGGGGCAGCAGGACTCATGCTTGGTCTTTCCATTCCTTTAGGCATGGAAGGGATCTGCCTGATGGGTGAGACCTCAGGATACCTTGTGGATCCCCGGAGTGCCACGACTGTTCTGTCTGTTCTGACCAAACTCCTGAATATTGATATAGATGATGCAAAGCTGACTGAACGGGCAGGTGAGATGGAAGTAGCCCTCCAAAGACTTCTGGAGCAGGAGAGAAAGTCTGAGGAAGAACTTTCATACATCGGCTGAATATGCAGGCAGCAGCAGATCTTCATATTCATTCCTGTTTTTCAATGGCATCATCTCCCCGGATGGTGCCTGAAGAGATTATCAAAGGCTGTAGGGTCAAAGGCATCTCTGTTATCGGGACTGGTGATATCCTCCATCCTGAATGGAGGCAGATGTGGCAGGATACCCCAGTTGATGATGATATCATTGTTGTTCCCACGACTGAGGTGGAAGGAGCAGGCCGGGTTCATCATGTGATTCTGCTCCCTGATTTTAACGCAGCAGCTGACCTTGCACAGAGGCTCGGGTCACATAGCAAGGACATGGATACAAATGGCCGTCCCCGTGTTTCCCTCTCCGGAGAAGAGATCTTATCTCATGTTCATGCAGTCGGAGGTATCGGTGGCCCGGCTCATGCCTTTACTCCCTATACCTCAGTGTATGCTGTCCATCCGTCACTCTCATCCTGTTATGGAGATGAACCGGTCGATCTCCTGGAACTTGGTCTTTCGGCTGACAGCAGGTATGGGGCAGGTATTGCTGAACTTTCATCGGTTCCTTTCCTGACCAACTCTGATGCTCATAGTCCTGAGCCATCAAAACTGGGGAGAGAGTATACCGTCCTAGAACTAAACCGGTCAGATGCCAGCGGGGTGCTCGATGCCGTTCAGCAGGGAAAGATCGTGATGAATGTCGGGTTTTTCCCGGAGGAAGGGAAGTATAACCGGACCGCATGCAGCCGGTGTTTTCGTCAGTTCTCCTTTGAAGAAGCGGCAGCGACCTCCTGGAAATGTCCTGATGATGGTGGGAGAATAAAAAAGGGTGTCCAGGAGCGAGCACAATCGCTCTCATCCGGTCCGGTATCAGAGCGGCCGCCCTATCTTCATGTTATCCCCCTTTCCGAAATTATTCAGCGTGTCTTTGACACAAAGAGCCCTACAACCCGGCGCTGTAGGGATCTATACTGTAAGTGTAT comes from Methanospirillum hungatei and encodes:
- a CDS encoding proteasome assembly chaperone family protein, translating into MMEDITIRFEDSVAPEDRTAPIMIEGLPGIGHVGKLVAEHMIHELGAVRIAEINSIYFPPQVIIKEGGTVRLCNNEIYRYSGEKGTYLFLVGDFQSTSGEGHYLLSQVYVDICHQLSVKRIYTIGGYGVGHFNEVTRVIAAVNRDDLRQQVEDAGGIFSEGEPGGGIIGAAGLMLGLSIPLGMEGICLMGETSGYLVDPRSATTVLSVLTKLLNIDIDDAKLTERAGEMEVALQRLLEQERKSEEELSYIG
- a CDS encoding 50S ribosomal protein L44e encodes the protein MKMPTKFRTYCPFCHKHEEHEVEKVKKGKTTGLHWIDRQKARRGQVGNMGKFSKVPGGDKPTKKVNIRYRCTACKKAHLRAGFRVGKFELTE
- a CDS encoding translation initiation factor IF-2 subunit alpha; translated protein: MQEREWPEQGELVVCSVQNVKDFVAFVTLDEYNNREGLIPIAEVARGWIKYIRDHIREGQKVVCKVLNVDPQKGHIDLSLKDVNEHQRREKIRVWKNESKARKWIGFAAEAAGQAEGAHDIASALYREYGELYAAFEDFVTEGRNALNKLKIDPKLADALYTIATENVKLPSVTISGDLFLRSTKSDGVNIIRRALRSAEPKVDGAEIEITYLGAPNYRIKVIATNYKDAEKALEKASSAAIGVLKRAGGEGKFSRKSKSGKHV
- a CDS encoding 30S ribosomal protein S27e produces the protein MVKLTRENRSKFVKVKCPDCENEQIIFDRACTTVDCVVCGSNLATPTGGKAQIKAEIITAFE
- a CDS encoding endonuclease Q family protein, coding for MQAAADLHIHSCFSMASSPRMVPEEIIKGCRVKGISVIGTGDILHPEWRQMWQDTPVDDDIIVVPTTEVEGAGRVHHVILLPDFNAAADLAQRLGSHSKDMDTNGRPRVSLSGEEILSHVHAVGGIGGPAHAFTPYTSVYAVHPSLSSCYGDEPVDLLELGLSADSRYGAGIAELSSVPFLTNSDAHSPEPSKLGREYTVLELNRSDASGVLDAVQQGKIVMNVGFFPEEGKYNRTACSRCFRQFSFEEAAATSWKCPDDGGRIKKGVQERAQSLSSGPVSERPPYLHVIPLSEIIQRVFDTKSPTTRRCRDLYCKCIDRLGDEITILMKTPPDEIAAIDFRLSCAIRSFREGHIILHPGGGGKYGSFEIPGLRDPNPNH
- a CDS encoding RNA-protein complex protein Nop10, translating into MKGHIRYCPSDNLYTLSETCSLCGKSTITPHPARYSPEDKYGHYRRMIR